One Gossypium hirsutum isolate 1008001.06 chromosome A11, Gossypium_hirsutum_v2.1, whole genome shotgun sequence genomic window carries:
- the LOC107942752 gene encoding glucose-6-phosphate/phosphate translocator 1, chloroplastic isoform X2, whose amino-acid sequence MSFTLKQPALTVSNSVFDKRSSSITCRSLFLPCLNLQNHPKITLLSLSKPLYISYFQSFNEKPVILCKAYEADKSPSPAAAEAKSEAAKNVKIGTYFATWWALNVVFNIYNKKVLNAYPYPWLTSTLSLACGSLMMLVSWATKIAEPPKIDLEFWKALFPVAVAHTIGHVAATVSMSKVAVSFTHIIKSGEPAFSVIVSRFLLGETFPPAVYLSLVPIIGGCGLAALTELNFNMTGFMGAMISNLAFVFRNIFSKKGMKGKSVSGMNYYACLSMLSLLILTPFAIAVEGPHMWVAGWKEAVSEIGPQFIWSVAVQSIFYHLYNQVSYMSLDEISPLTFSVGNTMKRISVIVSSIIIFRTPVQPINALGAAIAILGTFLYSQAKA is encoded by the exons atgagcTTTACTCTGAAGCAACCCGCTTTAACAGTCTCAAATTCAGTTTTTGACAAAAGATCTTCATCAATAACGTGTAGATCCTTATTTTTACCATGTTTGAATCTTCAGAACCATCCGAAAATAACCCTCCTTTCATTGTCAAAGCCATTGTATATCTCATACTTCCAAAGTTTTAATGAAAAACCAGTGATCCTATGTAAGGCCTATGAAGCTGATAAGTCGCCATCACCGGCAGCAGCGGAAGCGAAATCAGAAGCAgcaaaaaatgtgaaaattgggACTTATTTTGCAACATGGTGGGCCTTGAATGTGGTTTTCAATATATATAACAAGAAGGTTTTGAATGCTTACCCTTACCCTTGGTTGACTTCAACTTTATCCCTTGCCTGTGGTTCTTTAATGATGTTGGTTTCATGGGCTACAAAGATTGCTGAGCCCCcaaaaattgatttggagttcTGGAAGGCTTTGTTTCCG GTTGCTGTGGCACATACAATTGGACATGTAGCAGCCACTGTGAGTATGTCAAAGGTTGCTGTTTCATTCACCCACATCATTAAAAGTGGTGAACCTGCTTTCAGTGTCATTGTTTCAAGGTTCTTACTTGGAGAGACATTCCCCCCAGCAGTTTATCTCTCCCTTGTTCCCATCATTGGTGGTTGCGGTCTTGCCGCCTTAACCGAACTCAACTTCAATATGACCG GTTTTATGGGAGCTATGATATCAAACTTGGCGTTTGTCTTCCGTAACATATTCTCAAAGAAGGGCATGAAGGGGAAATCCGTTAGCGGGATGAATTACTATGCATGTCTATCCATGTTGTCTCTTTTAATTCTCACACCTTTTGCAATTGCTGTGGAAGGACCGCATATGTGGGTAGCAGGATGGAAAGAGGCCGTATCTGAGATTGGACCACAATTCATCTG GTCGGTGGCGGTGCAGAGTATTTTCTATCATCTGTACAACCAGGTCTCATACATGTCCCTCGATGAGATCTCTCCCTTGACGTTTAGTGTTGGCAACACCATGAAACGTATATCCGTTATAGTCTCCTCCATAATCATCTTCCGCACGCCTGTCCAGCCGATCAATGCTCTTGGAGCTGCCATTGCTATCCTCGGAACCTTCTTGTATTCCCAG GCAAAAGCATGA
- the LOC107942752 gene encoding glucose-6-phosphate/phosphate translocator 1, chloroplastic isoform X1, which produces MSFTLKQPALTVSNSVFDKRSSSITCRSLFLPCLNLQNHPKITLLSLSKPLYISYFQSFNEKPVILCKAYEADKSPSPAAAEAKSEAAKNVKIGTYFATWWALNVVFNIYNKKVLNAYPYPWLTSTLSLACGSLMMLVSWATKIAEPPKIDLEFWKALFPVAVAHTIGHVAATVSMSKVAVSFTHIIKSGEPAFSVIVSRFLLGETFPPAVYLSLVPIIGGCGLAALTELNFNMTGLGKDYFLYLCFMRLMSTISLKPSTLFSSFMGAMISNLAFVFRNIFSKKGMKGKSVSGMNYYACLSMLSLLILTPFAIAVEGPHMWVAGWKEAVSEIGPQFIWSVAVQSIFYHLYNQVSYMSLDEISPLTFSVGNTMKRISVIVSSIIIFRTPVQPINALGAAIAILGTFLYSQAKA; this is translated from the exons atgagcTTTACTCTGAAGCAACCCGCTTTAACAGTCTCAAATTCAGTTTTTGACAAAAGATCTTCATCAATAACGTGTAGATCCTTATTTTTACCATGTTTGAATCTTCAGAACCATCCGAAAATAACCCTCCTTTCATTGTCAAAGCCATTGTATATCTCATACTTCCAAAGTTTTAATGAAAAACCAGTGATCCTATGTAAGGCCTATGAAGCTGATAAGTCGCCATCACCGGCAGCAGCGGAAGCGAAATCAGAAGCAgcaaaaaatgtgaaaattgggACTTATTTTGCAACATGGTGGGCCTTGAATGTGGTTTTCAATATATATAACAAGAAGGTTTTGAATGCTTACCCTTACCCTTGGTTGACTTCAACTTTATCCCTTGCCTGTGGTTCTTTAATGATGTTGGTTTCATGGGCTACAAAGATTGCTGAGCCCCcaaaaattgatttggagttcTGGAAGGCTTTGTTTCCG GTTGCTGTGGCACATACAATTGGACATGTAGCAGCCACTGTGAGTATGTCAAAGGTTGCTGTTTCATTCACCCACATCATTAAAAGTGGTGAACCTGCTTTCAGTGTCATTGTTTCAAGGTTCTTACTTGGAGAGACATTCCCCCCAGCAGTTTATCTCTCCCTTGTTCCCATCATTGGTGGTTGCGGTCTTGCCGCCTTAACCGAACTCAACTTCAATATGACCG GACTAGGAAAAGATTATTTTCTTTATCTGTGCTTTATGAGATTAATGTCGACCATCAGTTTGAAACCGAGCACTCTCTTTTCAA GTTTTATGGGAGCTATGATATCAAACTTGGCGTTTGTCTTCCGTAACATATTCTCAAAGAAGGGCATGAAGGGGAAATCCGTTAGCGGGATGAATTACTATGCATGTCTATCCATGTTGTCTCTTTTAATTCTCACACCTTTTGCAATTGCTGTGGAAGGACCGCATATGTGGGTAGCAGGATGGAAAGAGGCCGTATCTGAGATTGGACCACAATTCATCTG GTCGGTGGCGGTGCAGAGTATTTTCTATCATCTGTACAACCAGGTCTCATACATGTCCCTCGATGAGATCTCTCCCTTGACGTTTAGTGTTGGCAACACCATGAAACGTATATCCGTTATAGTCTCCTCCATAATCATCTTCCGCACGCCTGTCCAGCCGATCAATGCTCTTGGAGCTGCCATTGCTATCCTCGGAACCTTCTTGTATTCCCAG GCAAAAGCATGA